From one Plasmodium knowlesi strain H genome assembly, chromosome: 11 genomic stretch:
- a CDS encoding RWD domain-containing protein, putative: MLHNGKKNPTQAVDDGNPRKSKHREVGSHCKGLDKKENINKSGEEHIKKVEGRENCEPHDIKRRGEIDKVLIQCEELQRKELEALKLIYVRDRELVIQNENDEKRDTIIHMQLNDENISDNVINLTFELPKDYPLKSFLLIDINVKNFTPDMNNYLNQEVYKDMPNYIAHENSILSIIYRINELVENIQNSKKTSVDHSYLSSEEREEYVEEGAFDPSEDQLIKDHVPFLYCSGMTYSHHRRVLARRLCYSHHILSLVKRTYIIKWAKDLKIGGYSKIGYPGIIICEGPKEEVDFYINSLNKLRWKHFDCRGMEDIILKEYEDLDDARVLPRTMYELDPKGMSTLSNICTECGLRDLFLTSMKIYHTGDKRSTDETGKGTDSNSQDKNKKKKKKK; the protein is encoded by the coding sequence ATGTTGCATAACGGCAAAAAAAATCCTACCCAAGCAGTGGATGACGGAAACCCACGAAAGAGTAAACACCGGGAAGTAGGTAGCCATTGTAAGGGACtggataagaaggaaaatataaacaaatCAGGAGAAGAGCATATTAAAAAGGttgaaggaagggaaaattgTGAACCACATGACATTAAACGAAGAGGTGAAATAGATAAAGTATTAATTCAGTGTGAAGAGTTGCAAAGAAAAGAACTGGAAGCGTTAAAACTGATTTATGTGCGGGACAGAGAGCTAGTcattcaaaatgaaaatgacgAAAAGAGGGACACAATAATACACATGCAAttgaatgatgaaaatatcaGTGACAATGTGATAAATTTAACTTTCGAGTTACCCAAGGATTATCCTTTAAAATCCTTTTTACTCATTGatataaatgtaaaaaatttcacTCCAGACATGAACAATTATTTGAACCAGGAAGTGTACAAAGATATGCCAAATTATATAGCTCATGAAAACAGCATTTTAAGTATCATTTACCGAATTAACGAGTTGgtggaaaatatacaaaatagCAAGAAGACTTCCGTGGATCACAGTTATTTATCAtcagaagaaagggaagaatacGTTGAGGAGGGAGCATTTGACCCATCCGAAGACCAACTTATCAAAGACCACGTGCCATTTCTATATTGCAGCGGAATGACCTATTCCCACCACAGAAGGGTGTTAGCCAGACGGCTGTGCTACTCGCACCATATTCTTAGTTTAGTAAAAAGAACCTACATAATTAAATGGGCGaaagatttaaaaattggGGGGTACTCAAAAATAGGCTACCCCGGTATAATAATATGTGAGGGTCCCAAGGAAGAGGTCGATTTTTATATTAACAGTTTGAATAAACTGAGATGGAAGCATTTCGACTGTAGGGGCATGGAGGATATTATTTTAAAGGAGTATGAGGACTTGGATGATGCACGGGTTCTTCCAAGAACCATGTACGAGCTCGATCCAAAAGGGATGAGCACCCTGTCTAATATATGCACCGAATGCGGTTTACGGGATTTGTTTTTAACAAGCATGAAAATTTATCACACCGGGGATAAGCGCTCAACGGATGAAACGGGGAAGGGAACCGACAGCAATAGCCaggacaaaaataaaaagaaaaaaaagaaaaaatga
- a CDS encoding splicing factor 3B subunit 5, putative, with amino-acid sequence MSAFDRFNIHAQLEHLQSKYQGSGHSDTTRWEWLTNIHRDTLASHVGHYSRLAYFAIVENEPVAKIRYRCLQNMSLPVVPKPKKESKQ; translated from the exons ATGTCTGCATTTGACCGGTTTAATATCCACGCGCAGTTGGAACATTTGCAGAGCAAGTATCAGGGCTCTGGACACTCCGACACTACTAGATG GGAATGGTTAACAAACATCCACAGAGATACATTGGCATCGCACGTAGGACATTATTCGAG ATTAGCTTATTTCGCCATTGTAGAGAATGAACCAGTCGCCAAAATAAGATATCGCTGTCTGCAG AATATGTCACTTCCCGTTGTTCCAAAGCCAAAAAAAGAGTCGAAGCAGTGA